One window from the genome of Enterobacteriaceae bacterium Kacie_13 encodes:
- a CDS encoding helix-turn-helix domain-containing protein, whose translation MIANHPEREQIRLENVLTALGNPLRLAVVRTLAKGGEHPCGTLLQGLSKSTLTHHWRVLRDSGVIWQRPDGRANLLSLRREDLDARFPGLLDSLLNAIESDGITLESTQKHISEQHL comes from the coding sequence ATGATAGCCAACCACCCGGAGCGCGAGCAGATCCGCCTTGAAAATGTGCTGACAGCGCTGGGTAATCCTTTGCGACTCGCAGTCGTGCGTACCCTGGCAAAAGGCGGAGAACACCCCTGCGGTACCCTGTTGCAGGGTTTATCGAAATCGACGCTCACCCACCACTGGCGCGTGCTGCGAGACAGCGGCGTTATCTGGCAACGTCCTGACGGACGCGCGAATTTACTTTCTTTGCGCCGTGAGGACCTCGACGCCCGCTTCCCCGGCCTGCTTGATTCCCTGCTAAATGCCATCGAATCCGACGGCATCACGCTGGAATCCACACAGAAGCATATCTCCGAGCAACACCTTTAG
- the fusA gene encoding elongation factor G has product MARKTPIERYRNIGISAHIDAGKTTTTERILFYTGMNHKLGEVHDGGATTDWMAQEQERGITITSAAVTCFWRGMDHSFDEHRINIIDTPGHVDFTIEVERSMRVLDGAVMVYDAVGGVQPQSETVWRQANKYKVPRLAFVNKMDRQGADFFRVRQMMVDRLKANPVPIVIPIGSEEHFTGVVDLRKMRAILWDDETQGMTFSYAPIPAELQTLAEEWREKMVSAAAEATDVLMDKYLEEGALTEDEITQGLRIRTIAGEIQPILCGSAFKNKGVQRMLDAVVELMPSPLDIPPIAGTDEDGNEIFRHSDDSEKFSALAFKLMTDPYVGQLTFVRVYSGVLKKGDSVYNPVRGKKERIGRIVQMHANDRIEIDEIRAGDIAACVGLKDVTTGETLCDPTDIITLVRMEFPDPVISQAIEPKTKADQERMGIALSRLASEDPSFRIRTDEESGQTIISGMGELHLEIIVDRMKREFGVEANIGKPQVTYRETVRKTVKDVDGKFVRQSGGKGQYGHVVFTLEPLPAGTGFQFADATKGGVVPREFIPAVEKGVTEALNNGILAGYPVVDVKVTLTFGSYHEVDSSEMAFKMAAIFGFKEAARQADPVILEPMMKVEVETPEEYAGGVMGDLSSRRGTVQGMDEIAGGGGKIIKAEVPLSEMFGYSTVLRSMSQGRATYSMEFDHYAEAPRNVAENIIASRG; this is encoded by the coding sequence ATGGCTCGCAAAACGCCAATTGAGCGCTACCGCAATATCGGTATCTCAGCACACATCGACGCAGGTAAAACCACCACCACCGAGCGTATTCTTTTTTATACCGGCATGAATCACAAGCTGGGCGAAGTGCATGACGGCGGTGCGACCACTGACTGGATGGCTCAGGAACAGGAACGCGGCATCACCATTACGTCGGCGGCTGTCACCTGTTTCTGGCGCGGGATGGATCATTCGTTTGATGAGCATCGTATCAACATTATCGATACGCCGGGGCACGTGGATTTCACCATTGAAGTGGAACGTTCCATGCGTGTACTCGACGGTGCCGTGATGGTGTATGACGCAGTCGGCGGCGTGCAGCCGCAGTCTGAAACCGTCTGGCGTCAGGCGAATAAATATAAAGTGCCACGTCTGGCCTTCGTCAACAAAATGGACCGTCAGGGCGCGGACTTCTTCCGGGTGCGCCAGATGATGGTCGATCGCCTGAAAGCCAATCCTGTTCCGATTGTTATCCCGATCGGCAGCGAAGAGCATTTCACCGGCGTGGTCGATCTACGCAAAATGCGCGCTATTCTGTGGGATGACGAAACCCAGGGCATGACGTTCAGCTATGCGCCGATCCCGGCGGAGTTGCAGACGCTGGCAGAAGAATGGCGCGAAAAAATGGTTTCGGCCGCCGCCGAAGCTACAGATGTGCTGATGGATAAATATCTCGAAGAAGGTGCGCTGACCGAGGATGAAATCACCCAGGGTTTGCGTATCCGCACCATCGCCGGTGAAATCCAACCGATACTGTGCGGCAGCGCGTTCAAGAATAAAGGCGTTCAGCGCATGCTCGACGCCGTGGTCGAACTGATGCCTTCACCGCTCGATATTCCGCCGATTGCGGGAACTGACGAAGACGGCAACGAGATTTTCCGTCATTCTGACGACAGTGAGAAATTCTCGGCGCTGGCGTTCAAACTGATGACGGATCCGTACGTCGGGCAGCTGACGTTTGTGCGCGTGTATTCCGGCGTGCTGAAAAAAGGCGACAGTGTTTACAACCCGGTTCGCGGCAAGAAAGAACGCATCGGCCGTATTGTGCAGATGCACGCCAATGACCGTATTGAGATCGACGAAATCCGGGCTGGTGATATTGCCGCCTGCGTCGGGCTGAAGGATGTTACCACTGGCGAAACGTTATGTGATCCAACCGACATTATCACACTGGTGCGCATGGAATTCCCGGATCCGGTGATTTCGCAGGCCATCGAACCGAAGACCAAAGCCGATCAGGAACGGATGGGCATTGCGCTCTCCCGACTGGCGTCTGAGGATCCGTCATTCCGTATCCGGACTGACGAAGAGTCCGGCCAGACGATTATTTCCGGGATGGGTGAGCTGCATCTGGAAATCATCGTTGACCGCATGAAACGTGAGTTTGGCGTGGAAGCCAACATTGGTAAACCGCAGGTCACCTACCGCGAGACGGTGCGTAAAACGGTCAAAGATGTGGACGGGAAGTTTGTGCGTCAGTCAGGTGGTAAAGGTCAGTACGGCCATGTGGTCTTCACGCTTGAGCCGTTACCGGCGGGGACGGGTTTCCAGTTTGCCGATGCCACCAAGGGCGGCGTAGTGCCGCGTGAGTTTATTCCTGCCGTCGAGAAGGGCGTCACCGAAGCGCTGAACAACGGCATTCTGGCGGGCTATCCGGTGGTGGATGTGAAAGTCACGCTGACGTTCGGCTCATACCATGAGGTCGACTCTTCGGAAATGGCGTTCAAAATGGCGGCCATCTTTGGGTTCAAAGAAGCGGCCAGACAGGCGGACCCGGTTATCCTTGAGCCGATGATGAAAGTGGAAGTGGAAACCCCGGAAGAGTACGCCGGTGGTGTGATGGGCGATTTATCCTCCCGTCGCGGCACGGTGCAGGGCATGGACGAGATCGCGGGCGGCGGCGGAAAAATCATCAAAGCCGAAGTGCCGCTCTCAGAGATGTTCGGCTACTCCACCGTTTTGCGTTCCATGTCGCAGGGACGTGCAACCTATAGCATGGAGTTCGATCACTACGCCGAGGCACCTCGCAACGTCGCCGAAAACATCATCGCGTCGCGTGGTTAA
- a CDS encoding EthD family reductase, with product MIKYSVLYPNIKNGTFDHEYYRNVHLPLIKEKMGAYCHSYAIDKIQDNAPAETPFIAACHIYCNSMEDFEKGMKEHAEEFVADVANFTNIEPVKMIFDVVV from the coding sequence GTGATTAAATACAGTGTGCTATATCCGAACATCAAAAATGGAACCTTTGATCACGAGTACTATCGCAATGTGCATTTACCGCTGATCAAAGAGAAAATGGGCGCGTACTGCCACTCTTACGCCATCGACAAAATTCAGGATAATGCCCCGGCGGAGACGCCTTTTATCGCGGCTTGTCACATCTATTGCAATTCGATGGAAGATTTCGAGAAAGGCATGAAAGAACATGCAGAAGAGTTTGTGGCAGACGTCGCCAACTTTACCAATATTGAACCGGTAAAGATGATTTTTGACGTCGTTGTCTGA
- a CDS encoding sodium:proton antiporter yields MGFLGWTAAVGGLLLIMSLASGWISRGPVTTFGLYLAAGIVCGPWVLDLLHVDLVEYSTLTARFTEIAMAASLFITGLKLRLPFRSQSWRVGALLAFPAMLLTVLSVTALAHYLAGISWPLALALGAIIAPTDPVLASMIAVNDANDDDGLRVALSSEAGMNDGSALPILMLALMLFTAHDGLSSAAIWDWAWRDVVWALLGGLAIGYAMGRLVGLSATRFHSRQRSVAPSDFLALALIALSYAAAQSLDASGFLAAFAAGVGLRSAEVRVVTMNPPDDLTEGTRPPPAEGMVNPHTRHSMSAERPTNSIGLMVGDALSFGDTIERLFAAGIVMVLGITLAEHWEPMGLVFAALLFIVIRPLSVYITTFGMRVPRGRRLMIGWFGIRGIGSMNYIAYAYTHGLQGAEAGYMTNIAFTVIVTSVVVHGLTVSPVMHWRQARREAMQEQDQET; encoded by the coding sequence ATGGGATTTTTAGGATGGACGGCAGCGGTCGGCGGACTGTTGCTCATTATGTCATTGGCATCTGGCTGGATTTCGCGCGGGCCGGTGACCACGTTTGGGTTGTATCTGGCGGCAGGAATTGTCTGCGGGCCGTGGGTGCTGGATCTTCTGCATGTAGATCTGGTTGAGTATTCGACGCTGACCGCGCGTTTCACAGAAATCGCGATGGCTGCATCGCTGTTTATTACCGGTCTGAAACTTAGATTGCCGTTCCGCTCGCAGAGCTGGCGTGTAGGGGCCTTACTGGCGTTCCCGGCGATGTTGCTGACGGTGCTGAGCGTTACCGCGCTGGCGCATTATCTGGCGGGGATTTCCTGGCCGTTAGCGCTGGCGCTGGGGGCTATCATTGCGCCTACCGATCCGGTCCTGGCGAGTATGATTGCGGTGAATGACGCCAATGACGACGATGGACTGCGTGTGGCGTTGTCCAGTGAAGCGGGGATGAACGATGGCTCCGCGTTACCGATTTTAATGCTGGCATTGATGTTGTTTACTGCGCACGACGGACTGTCATCGGCAGCTATCTGGGACTGGGCATGGCGGGACGTGGTCTGGGCCTTGCTGGGCGGTCTGGCGATCGGTTATGCCATGGGGCGGCTGGTCGGGTTGAGTGCCACGCGTTTTCACAGTCGTCAGCGCTCAGTTGCCCCCAGTGATTTTCTGGCGCTGGCGTTAATCGCGTTGAGCTATGCTGCTGCGCAAAGTCTGGATGCGTCCGGGTTCCTGGCGGCGTTTGCGGCGGGTGTCGGTTTACGCAGTGCCGAGGTGCGAGTGGTGACAATGAATCCGCCGGACGATCTTACAGAAGGCACTCGTCCGCCTCCGGCAGAGGGGATGGTGAATCCGCATACACGCCATTCGATGTCGGCGGAAAGGCCGACCAACTCTATCGGGCTGATGGTCGGTGACGCGCTTTCCTTTGGCGACACGATTGAACGGCTGTTCGCCGCCGGGATTGTCATGGTGCTGGGCATTACGCTGGCCGAGCACTGGGAACCGATGGGATTGGTCTTCGCGGCGTTACTGTTTATCGTAATCCGTCCACTTTCGGTGTATATCACCACCTTTGGGATGCGCGTTCCGCGCGGGCGAAGGCTGATGATTGGCTGGTTTGGGATCCGTGGCATTGGCAGCATGAACTATATCGCCTATGCGTATACTCATGGTTTGCAGGGGGCGGAAGCCGGTTACATGACCAATATTGCGTTTACGGTGATTGTCACCAGCGTAGTTGTTCACGGGCTGACGGTATCGCCCGTGATGCACTGGCGTCAGGCGAGGCGTGAGGCTATGCAGGAACAGGATCAGGAAACGTAA
- the znuB gene encoding zinc ABC transporter permease subunit ZnuB encodes MIALLLPGWLAGVLLAIAAGPLGSFVVWRRMSYFGDTLAHASLLGVAFGLLLNVNPFYTVIGVTLLLALVLVALERKPHLAVDTLLGIMAHSALSLGLVVVSLMSGVRVDLMAYLFGDLLSVTYNDIWMIGIGVTVVIAVLCWQWRSLLSMTISPELAHVDGVNLQRSRVILMMVTALTIGLAMKFVGALIITSLLIIPAATARRFAKTPEQMASVAVVIGIVAVTAGLTFSAFYDTPAGPSVVLSAAVLFMLSLGKKQVS; translated from the coding sequence ATGATCGCTTTATTATTACCGGGCTGGCTGGCGGGTGTTTTACTGGCAATCGCTGCCGGTCCGCTGGGCTCTTTTGTCGTCTGGCGACGTATGTCTTACTTCGGCGATACGCTGGCACATGCCTCGTTGCTTGGCGTAGCGTTTGGTCTGCTGTTGAACGTCAATCCGTTCTATACCGTGATTGGCGTGACCTTGCTGCTGGCGCTGGTGCTGGTCGCGCTGGAGCGTAAACCGCATCTGGCCGTCGACACCCTGCTCGGCATCATGGCGCACAGCGCGCTGTCGCTAGGTCTGGTGGTAGTCAGCCTGATGTCCGGCGTGCGCGTGGATCTGATGGCGTATCTGTTCGGCGATTTGCTGTCGGTCACTTACAACGATATCTGGATGATCGGCATCGGCGTAACCGTGGTGATTGCGGTTCTTTGCTGGCAATGGCGTTCACTGCTGTCCATGACCATCAGCCCTGAACTGGCACACGTCGACGGTGTTAATTTACAACGTTCACGGGTGATTCTGATGATGGTGACGGCGCTGACCATCGGGCTTGCGATGAAATTTGTCGGCGCACTGATCATTACCTCCCTGCTGATTATCCCGGCAGCCACCGCGCGCCGTTTTGCCAAAACACCGGAACAGATGGCGTCGGTCGCGGTAGTTATCGGCATTGTGGCCGTCACGGCAGGTCTGACATTTTCGGCGTTTTACGATACACCTGCTGGCCCTTCTGTGGTGCTCTCGGCGGCCGTCCTGTTTATGCTGAGCCTAGGCAAAAAACAGGTTTCCTGA
- the znuC gene encoding zinc ABC transporter ATP-binding protein ZnuC, with protein sequence MPTLATLKNISVTFGSRRVLSNISLALQPGKILTLLGPNGAGKSTLVRVVLGLIAPTEGTMSCEPGLRIGYVPQKIHLDPTMPLTVSRFMRLKPGVKKSDILPALKRVQAAHLLDQPMQKLSGGENQRVLLARALMNSPQLLVLDEPTQGVDVNGQLALYNLIDSLRCELGCAVLMVSHDLHLVMAKTDEVLCLNQHICCSGSPEVVSTHPEFIAMFGNRGAEQLAIYRHNHNHRHDLKGKVILRNSGGRDA encoded by the coding sequence ATGCCCACTTTAGCGACGCTTAAAAATATTTCGGTAACTTTCGGTTCCCGCCGCGTGTTGTCCAACATCTCGCTGGCGTTACAACCGGGAAAAATACTTACCCTCCTTGGCCCGAACGGCGCAGGGAAATCGACATTAGTGCGCGTCGTGCTTGGCCTGATTGCGCCAACCGAAGGCACGATGAGCTGCGAACCCGGCTTACGCATCGGCTACGTTCCGCAAAAAATTCATCTTGATCCCACCATGCCACTGACCGTCAGCCGCTTTATGCGCCTGAAACCCGGTGTCAAAAAATCCGATATTCTGCCTGCGCTGAAACGCGTTCAGGCTGCTCATCTGTTGGATCAGCCGATGCAAAAATTGTCCGGTGGTGAGAATCAGCGCGTCCTGCTGGCGCGGGCATTAATGAACAGTCCGCAACTGCTGGTGCTTGACGAACCGACACAGGGCGTCGACGTCAACGGGCAACTGGCGCTGTATAACCTGATCGATAGCCTGCGCTGCGAGCTCGGTTGCGCCGTGCTGATGGTGTCACATGACCTGCATCTGGTGATGGCCAAAACCGACGAAGTGTTGTGTCTGAACCAACACATCTGCTGTTCCGGTTCGCCAGAAGTTGTCTCCACCCATCCCGAATTTATCGCTATGTTTGGCAACCGCGGCGCGGAACAACTGGCGATTTACCGCCACAATCATAACCATCGTCACGATTTAAAGGGAAAAGTCATTTTGCGCAACAGCGGAGGTCGTGACGCATGA
- the znuA gene encoding zinc ABC transporter substrate-binding protein ZnuA codes for MIQKKSVKRLFLAAAILGAGAALGAQAAVLASVRPLGFIASAIAEGVTPTEVLLPDGASPHDFALRPSDIQRMRSADLVVWVGPEMEAFMTKSAAQLPPNRQVEIATLAAVKPLLMKGSDDDEHDHDHGKGHDEDEHSHGQYNMHVWLSPEIARETAIVIHNKLVELMPQKKQQLDANLSRFEEGLTKTDKNIGNMLQPVQGKGYFVFHDAYGYFEKHFGLSPLGHFTINPEIQPGAQRLHLIRTQLVEQKATCVFAEPQFRPAVITAVAQGTTVRMGTLDPLGSGIALGADSYVNFLSQLTNQYLSCLK; via the coding sequence ATGATACAGAAAAAAAGCGTTAAACGGTTGTTCCTGGCAGCCGCCATCCTGGGTGCCGGTGCGGCTTTGGGCGCGCAGGCCGCCGTGCTGGCATCTGTCCGTCCACTCGGTTTTATCGCTTCAGCCATCGCGGAAGGTGTGACGCCAACGGAAGTGTTGCTGCCGGATGGCGCCTCGCCACACGATTTTGCGCTGCGTCCTTCTGACATCCAGCGTATGCGCAGTGCGGATCTGGTGGTGTGGGTCGGGCCTGAAATGGAAGCCTTCATGACCAAATCTGCGGCGCAGCTTCCGCCAAATCGTCAGGTGGAAATTGCCACGCTGGCAGCGGTGAAACCACTGCTGATGAAAGGCTCGGACGATGACGAGCATGACCACGATCACGGCAAGGGGCATGACGAAGATGAGCACAGTCACGGCCAGTACAATATGCACGTCTGGCTGTCACCGGAGATCGCTCGTGAGACCGCAATCGTGATCCATAACAAACTTGTCGAACTGATGCCGCAAAAAAAGCAACAATTAGATGCAAACTTGTCACGTTTTGAGGAAGGCCTTACAAAAACTGACAAAAATATTGGTAATATGCTGCAGCCTGTGCAGGGTAAGGGATATTTTGTTTTTCACGATGCTTATGGCTACTTTGAAAAACACTTCGGCCTTTCGCCACTTGGTCACTTTACGATCAACCCCGAAATACAGCCCGGAGCACAGCGTTTACATCTCATTCGAACTCAGTTGGTTGAGCAAAAAGCGACATGCGTTTTTGCTGAGCCACAATTCAGGCCAGCCGTCATCACGGCTGTTGCCCAGGGAACAACCGTGCGTATGGGCACATTGGATCCGCTGGGGAGCGGCATTGCATTGGGCGCGGACAGCTACGTGAACTTTCTGTCACAGCTGACGAACCAATACCTGAGCTGCCTGAAGTAA
- the mepM gene encoding murein DD-endopeptidase MepM: MQLIARSIALAYSNLPRPHRIMLGSLTVVTLAVAVWKPLAYHPDNDLSDTRPIVKNIALDHEQLRSLLPEASEPIDQTAPADDDIPQDDLDDKIVNEAGVHEYVVSTGDTLSSILNQYGIDMSEIAALSDANRDLRNLKIGQQISWTLNDAGDLQRLTWEKSRRETYTFDRSGNTFKSSLQTLQGEWKDSVVKGTLNGSFVTSARAAGLSSAEVSAVIKALQWQLDFRKLQKGDDFAVLMSHEVLDGKNEQSELQAVRMRTGGKDYYAVRAEDGKFYDRTGSGLAKGFLRFPTGKQYRVSSNFNPRRLNPVTGRIAPHRGVDFAVPVGTPVLAVGDGEVVIAKNGGAAGNYVAIRHGRQYMTRYMHLRKLLVKPGQKVKRGDRIALSGNTGRSTGPHLHFEMWINQLAVNPLTAKLPRTEGLTGKDRSTYLATVRQVVPQLKLD, translated from the coding sequence GTGCAGCTGATAGCCCGATCTATCGCTCTGGCGTATAGCAACCTTCCACGGCCCCACCGCATCATGCTGGGGTCGCTTACCGTCGTCACACTGGCTGTGGCCGTCTGGAAACCGTTAGCCTATCACCCGGACAATGACCTCTCAGATACCCGACCGATTGTTAAAAATATCGCCCTCGATCACGAACAATTGCGCTCGCTGCTTCCCGAAGCCAGCGAGCCTATCGATCAAACCGCACCAGCCGATGATGACATCCCACAGGATGATCTGGACGATAAAATCGTTAACGAAGCCGGTGTGCATGAGTATGTGGTCTCTACCGGCGATACCCTCAGCAGCATCCTGAATCAGTACGGCATTGATATGTCGGAAATCGCGGCCTTGTCTGATGCAAACCGGGATTTGCGTAATCTGAAAATCGGGCAGCAGATCTCATGGACCCTCAATGACGCGGGTGATTTACAGCGCCTGACATGGGAGAAATCCCGTCGCGAAACCTACACTTTTGACCGTTCTGGCAACACCTTTAAATCCTCATTGCAAACTCTGCAAGGTGAGTGGAAAGATTCGGTGGTGAAAGGCACGCTGAATGGCAGTTTTGTCACCAGCGCCAGAGCTGCCGGGCTGAGCAGTGCCGAAGTGAGTGCCGTCATCAAAGCGCTGCAGTGGCAGCTTGATTTTCGAAAATTACAGAAAGGTGATGATTTCGCCGTCTTGATGTCTCACGAAGTGCTCGACGGGAAGAATGAGCAAAGTGAGCTGCAGGCAGTACGTATGCGCACCGGTGGCAAAGATTATTATGCCGTGCGTGCCGAAGACGGCAAGTTTTATGACCGTACCGGCAGCGGGCTGGCGAAAGGCTTCCTGCGTTTCCCTACAGGAAAGCAGTACCGTGTTTCCTCTAACTTTAATCCACGTCGTCTGAACCCGGTAACCGGTCGTATTGCGCCGCACCGTGGTGTCGATTTCGCCGTGCCGGTCGGTACGCCTGTACTGGCGGTCGGCGATGGCGAAGTGGTGATCGCCAAAAATGGCGGGGCGGCGGGTAACTACGTGGCGATCCGTCACGGTCGTCAGTACATGACCCGTTATATGCACCTGCGTAAGTTGCTGGTGAAACCGGGTCAGAAAGTGAAACGTGGCGACCGCATCGCGCTTTCCGGCAACACCGGACGTTCTACCGGTCCGCATTTGCACTTCGAAATGTGGATCAACCAGCTGGCTGTTAACCCTCTGACCGCCAAATTGCCTCGCACCGAAGGGCTGACCGGTAAAGATCGCAGTACGTATCTCGCCACCGTTCGCCAGGTCGTTCCGCAACTGAAGCTGGACTGA
- the wrbA gene encoding NAD(P)H:quinone oxidoreductase, with amino-acid sequence MAKVLVLYHSMYGHIETMAQSIAEGARSVPGVEVTVKRVPETMPEEAFKAAGGKTGQTAEIATPAELGDYDAIILGTPTRFGNMTGQMRNFLDQTGGLWAKGALAGKVASVFTSTGTGGGQEMTITSTWTTLAHHGMIIVPIGYTTPELFDISQVRGGTPYGASTIAGGDGSRQPSAEELRIAVHQGKHVATITSKLVS; translated from the coding sequence ATGGCAAAAGTACTGGTTCTCTATCATTCCATGTATGGTCATATTGAAACGATGGCGCAGAGCATCGCAGAAGGTGCGCGCAGCGTCCCCGGGGTTGAAGTGACAGTGAAACGTGTTCCGGAAACCATGCCCGAAGAAGCTTTTAAAGCCGCTGGCGGCAAGACTGGTCAGACCGCAGAGATAGCAACTCCGGCAGAACTCGGCGATTACGACGCCATCATTCTCGGCACCCCAACCCGCTTTGGTAACATGACCGGACAAATGCGTAATTTCCTCGATCAGACCGGCGGACTGTGGGCGAAAGGTGCACTTGCCGGTAAAGTCGCCAGCGTATTCACCTCCACCGGCACCGGCGGCGGGCAGGAAATGACCATTACCTCTACCTGGACGACCCTCGCTCATCACGGGATGATCATCGTTCCTATCGGTTACACCACCCCTGAACTATTTGATATTTCACAGGTTCGCGGCGGCACGCCTTACGGTGCGTCAACCATTGCCGGTGGCGACGGTTCGCGTCAGCCAAGCGCTGAAGAGCTGCGCATTGCAGTGCACCAGGGTAAACACGTTGCGACCATCACCAGCAAGCTGGTGAGTTGA
- a CDS encoding DUF1493 family protein, whose protein sequence is MVSNEDVIEWYSDRFNKPVLFSKKQIPVTLETSLSTGRYVWASETGAEIMQEYFERFSVDPDGFSFEKYWPEETFILFALCTCGGDDDEPQPLTLRMLAESARAGKWLYD, encoded by the coding sequence GTGGTAAGCAACGAAGACGTCATAGAGTGGTACAGTGACCGATTCAATAAGCCTGTACTCTTCTCAAAGAAACAGATCCCTGTCACGCTTGAAACGAGCCTATCCACCGGTCGATATGTGTGGGCAAGTGAGACAGGTGCTGAAATCATGCAGGAGTATTTCGAACGGTTTAGCGTTGACCCTGATGGGTTCAGTTTTGAGAAGTATTGGCCTGAAGAGACGTTTATCCTGTTTGCTCTATGCACCTGTGGTGGTGACGACGATGAACCGCAACCGTTAACACTCAGAATGCTGGCAGAATCCGCCAGAGCTGGTAAATGGCTATATGACTGA
- a CDS encoding tyrosine-type recombinase/integrase, with amino-acid sequence MTIRRNCTKLGAFTLPKTDAGTDRVIYLIKPAIDALKNQAELTRLSKQHRIEVNLREYGRAVSHACTFVFSPRVTRHNENSSYHYAVGSLSAIWETALKRAGLKYRKAYQSRHTYACWSLSAGANPSFIASQMGHSSAQMVFNVYGSWMPESSAEQVTMLNQKLSTYVPCVPHEVKGAV; translated from the coding sequence ATGACGATCAGACGCAACTGCACTAAATTAGGAGCGTTTACCCTACCAAAAACCGATGCTGGTACAGACAGAGTGATCTATCTCATCAAACCAGCAATCGATGCGTTAAAAAATCAGGCCGAGTTAACCCGACTGTCAAAACAGCATCGAATAGAAGTTAACTTGCGTGAATATGGTCGTGCAGTATCCCATGCATGTACTTTTGTTTTCAGCCCGAGAGTGACACGCCATAATGAAAACTCCAGCTATCATTATGCAGTGGGTTCACTCAGCGCAATCTGGGAAACAGCACTGAAACGCGCTGGTTTAAAATACCGCAAGGCATATCAGTCTCGTCACACCTACGCATGCTGGTCGCTTTCTGCGGGAGCAAACCCGTCATTTATCGCATCACAGATGGGACACTCAAGCGCCCAGATGGTGTTTAACGTTTATGGCAGTTGGATGCCGGAAAGCAGTGCTGAGCAGGTGACGATGCTAAACCAGAAGTTAAGCACTTATGTCCCATGCGTGCCCCATGAGGTAAAAGGGGCTGTATAA
- the hcp gene encoding type VI secretion system tube protein Hcp — MAIPAYLWLKDDGGALIKGSVDVKDRENSIEITSFSHNLYIPTDGNTGKLTGTRVHGALIFEKEFDSSSPYLMKAVATGQSLKSAEFKWYRINDAGQEVEYYNMLLEGVKIVSVTPMMHDCKTVIHVGHLEQVQVRYDKITWSYLDGNIQYSDAWNERVTG, encoded by the coding sequence ATGGCAATTCCTGCTTATCTATGGCTTAAAGATGACGGCGGCGCACTGATAAAGGGTTCCGTAGACGTAAAAGACCGCGAGAACAGCATAGAAATAACTTCCTTCAGCCACAACCTCTACATTCCTACCGATGGCAATACCGGCAAGCTGACAGGAACACGTGTGCACGGTGCCCTGATTTTTGAGAAAGAGTTCGACAGTAGCAGCCCATACCTTATGAAAGCAGTTGCGACTGGTCAGAGTCTAAAATCCGCTGAGTTCAAGTGGTACAGAATCAACGATGCAGGCCAAGAGGTGGAGTATTACAACATGCTTCTTGAAGGGGTGAAGATTGTCTCAGTAACCCCGATGATGCACGATTGCAAGACGGTGATTCATGTTGGTCATCTTGAACAGGTTCAGGTTCGTTACGACAAAATCACATGGTCGTATCTTGATGGCAACATCCAGTATTCTGATGCCTGGAATGAGCGGGTGACGGGTTAA